A window from Triticum aestivum cultivar Chinese Spring unplaced genomic scaffold, IWGSC CS RefSeq v2.1 scaffold2948, whole genome shotgun sequence encodes these proteins:
- the LOC123176344 gene encoding uncharacterized protein isoform X1 produces the protein MHRSTTQRPGQRRGARRAVAKPDRLSALPDELLHYIMSFLKAWEVVRTCVLARRWRHLWASVPCVDLRVRPSPGRYGDPPEKFRDFVHRLFLLRDESAPVVMLRLRSSDEEAGFTDDDASAWMMAAIKRNARVIHLTGRCSEIASLDRVSFISCHLKVLKLSYAMLDYRILGQLSSSCTSLEVLGLKDCLVAGPRIVSASLKTLIMLECEISCAFSIAAPNLLLLHLITPYVRVPSFKNLGSLVTATIILDDSFLGDDNECISDEDYCDGTTDDDGDDSDNNDWTESSKIHDESSLSDGVGYDDFIRFGYGHGFAEGIYRHDRYKDNYYYGDENTYAYSEIANDAKYGYKGKDLISSKDSIYDGYTECNDGKILGGRHILQSLSSARTLELLTDAGEVVLSRELNTCPTFGNLKTLSLGERCMAADFDALIFLLQHSPNIQKLFLQLKINFNARKASETGIKLQRRSFTCKDLRMVKITCSKDDGRVHKLANLFMANGMPVEKIYVHHSGSAYISTRSPQPEADEGVLGGVTSNILMSN, from the exons ATGCACCGGAGCACCACCCAGCGCCCGGGCCAGCGCCGCGGCGCCCGCCGGGCTGTCGCCAAGCCCGACCGCCTCAGCGCCCTCCCGGACGAGCTCCTGCATTACATCATGTCATTCTTGAAGGCGTGGGAGGTGGTCCGCACCTGCGTGCTCGCGCGGCGGTGGCGCCATCTCTGGGCGTCCGTGCCCTGCGTCGATCTCCGCGTGCGCCCCTCCCCTGGCCGCTACGGCGACCCGCCTGAGAAGTTCCGCGACTTCGTGCACCGGCTCTTCCTCCTCCGGGACGAATCGGCGCCCGTGGTCATGCTCCGCCTGCGGTCGAGCGACGAAGAAGCGGGCTTCACCGATGACGACGCCAGTGCGTGGATGATGGCCGCCATCAAGCGCAACGCGCGGGTTATCCATCTCACCGGGCGTTGCTCAGAGATCGCGTCATTGGACCGCGTGTCGTTCATCTCTTGCCACCTCAAGGTCTTGAAGCTGTCGTATGCCATGCTCGACTACAGGATCCTCGGGCAGCTTTCTTCTAGTTGCACGTCTTTGGAAGTACTAGGTCTGAAGGATTGCTTGGTGGCGGGCCCTAGGATTGTGTCCGCCTCTTTGAAGACTTTAATCATGCTCGAATGCGAGATTAGTTGCGCCTTCTCCATTGCTGCTCCGAACCTCCTACTTCTGCACCTCATCACACCTTACGTCCGAGTCCCATCATTCAAGAATTTGGGATCACTTGTCACAGCTACTATCATACTTGATGACTCTTTCTTGGGTGATGACAATGAATGCATCAGTGATGAAGATTATTGTGATGGAACTACTGATGACGACGGGGATGATAGCGACAATAATGATTGGACAGAGAGCTCGAAGATTCATGATGAGTCTTCCTTGAGTGATGGTGTTGGATATGATGATTTTATAAGGTTTGGATATGGACATGGTTTTGCTGAAGGAATTTACAGGCATGATCGTTACAAGGATAATTATTATTATGGTGATGAGAATACCTATGCATACAGTGAGATTGCAAATGATGCAAAGTATGGCTACAAAGGTAAAGACCTGATTTCCAGTAAAGACAGTATCTATGATGGATATACAGAATGCAATGATGGGAAGATTTTAGGTGGCCGTCATATTCTTCAAAGTCTTTCAAGTGCTAGAACTTTGGAGTTGTTGACTGATGCTGGAGAG GTGGTTCTGAGTAGGGAACTGAATACATGTCCAACTTTTGGCAACCTGAAGACCCTGTCCCTTGGCGAACGGTGTATGGCTGCAGACTTTGATGCATTAATTTTCTTGCTGCAGCACTCACCTAATATACAGAAACTCTTTCTCCAACTTAAAATT aactTCAATGCCAGAAAGGCATCAGAAACAGGTATCAAACTACAGAGAAGATCATTTACTTGCAAAGATCTTCGAATGGTGAAGATCACATGCTCAAAGGATGATGGGAGAGTCCATAAGCTGGCAAATTTGTTTATGGCAAATGGTATGCCAGTCGAGAAAATTTATGTCCACCACAGCGGGAGTGCTT ATATTTCTACCAGATCTCCGCAGCCAGAAGCAGACGAAGGAGTTCTGGGGGGTGTAACATCCAACATCCTCATGAGCAATTGA
- the LOC123176344 gene encoding uncharacterized protein isoform X2 produces the protein MHRSTTQRPGQRRGARRAVAKPDRLSALPDELLHYIMSFLKAWEVVRTCVLARRWRHLWASVPCVDLRVRPSPGRYGDPPEKFRDFVHRLFLLRDESAPVVMLRLRSSDEEAGFTDDDASAWMMAAIKRNARVIHLTGRCSEIASLDRVSFISCHLKVLKLSYAMLDYRILGQLSSSCTSLEVLGLKDCLVAGPRIVSASLKTLIMLECEISCAFSIAAPNLLLLHLITPYVRVPSFKNLGSLVTATIILDDSFLGDDNECISDEDYCDGTTDDDGDDSDNNDWTESSKIHDESSLSDGVGYDDFIRFGYGHGFAEGIYRHDRYKDNYYYGDENTYAYSEIANDAKYGYKGKDLISSKDSIYDGYTECNDGKILGGRHILQSLSSARTLELLTDAGEVVLSRELNTCPTFGNLKTLSLGERCMAADFDALIFLLQHSPNIQKLFLQLKINFNARKASETGIKLQRRSFTCKDLRMVKITCSKDDGRVHKLANLFMANGMPVEKIYVHHSGSAYLRSQKQTKEFWGV, from the exons ATGCACCGGAGCACCACCCAGCGCCCGGGCCAGCGCCGCGGCGCCCGCCGGGCTGTCGCCAAGCCCGACCGCCTCAGCGCCCTCCCGGACGAGCTCCTGCATTACATCATGTCATTCTTGAAGGCGTGGGAGGTGGTCCGCACCTGCGTGCTCGCGCGGCGGTGGCGCCATCTCTGGGCGTCCGTGCCCTGCGTCGATCTCCGCGTGCGCCCCTCCCCTGGCCGCTACGGCGACCCGCCTGAGAAGTTCCGCGACTTCGTGCACCGGCTCTTCCTCCTCCGGGACGAATCGGCGCCCGTGGTCATGCTCCGCCTGCGGTCGAGCGACGAAGAAGCGGGCTTCACCGATGACGACGCCAGTGCGTGGATGATGGCCGCCATCAAGCGCAACGCGCGGGTTATCCATCTCACCGGGCGTTGCTCAGAGATCGCGTCATTGGACCGCGTGTCGTTCATCTCTTGCCACCTCAAGGTCTTGAAGCTGTCGTATGCCATGCTCGACTACAGGATCCTCGGGCAGCTTTCTTCTAGTTGCACGTCTTTGGAAGTACTAGGTCTGAAGGATTGCTTGGTGGCGGGCCCTAGGATTGTGTCCGCCTCTTTGAAGACTTTAATCATGCTCGAATGCGAGATTAGTTGCGCCTTCTCCATTGCTGCTCCGAACCTCCTACTTCTGCACCTCATCACACCTTACGTCCGAGTCCCATCATTCAAGAATTTGGGATCACTTGTCACAGCTACTATCATACTTGATGACTCTTTCTTGGGTGATGACAATGAATGCATCAGTGATGAAGATTATTGTGATGGAACTACTGATGACGACGGGGATGATAGCGACAATAATGATTGGACAGAGAGCTCGAAGATTCATGATGAGTCTTCCTTGAGTGATGGTGTTGGATATGATGATTTTATAAGGTTTGGATATGGACATGGTTTTGCTGAAGGAATTTACAGGCATGATCGTTACAAGGATAATTATTATTATGGTGATGAGAATACCTATGCATACAGTGAGATTGCAAATGATGCAAAGTATGGCTACAAAGGTAAAGACCTGATTTCCAGTAAAGACAGTATCTATGATGGATATACAGAATGCAATGATGGGAAGATTTTAGGTGGCCGTCATATTCTTCAAAGTCTTTCAAGTGCTAGAACTTTGGAGTTGTTGACTGATGCTGGAGAG GTGGTTCTGAGTAGGGAACTGAATACATGTCCAACTTTTGGCAACCTGAAGACCCTGTCCCTTGGCGAACGGTGTATGGCTGCAGACTTTGATGCATTAATTTTCTTGCTGCAGCACTCACCTAATATACAGAAACTCTTTCTCCAACTTAAAATT aactTCAATGCCAGAAAGGCATCAGAAACAGGTATCAAACTACAGAGAAGATCATTTACTTGCAAAGATCTTCGAATGGTGAAGATCACATGCTCAAAGGATGATGGGAGAGTCCATAAGCTGGCAAATTTGTTTATGGCAAATGGTATGCCAGTCGAGAAAATTTATGTCCACCACAGCGGGAGTGCTT ATCTCCGCAGCCAGAAGCAGACGAAGGAGTTCTGGGGGGTGTAA